The following proteins come from a genomic window of Methylorubrum populi:
- a CDS encoding GNAT family N-acetyltransferase, translating to MGSRYGLEIRSALPADAPGLAELLSASGRPVPSHFLAEQLDALRYAHGTALLALEWGPPSGIVVLHWYPVLEQAAPRAQITMLLVAPEGRRRGVGRQLLKSAAQAARMAGCGAIELLAAAEAPGLTEFCVANGFTPDAGSFVRSLRKKG from the coding sequence GTGGGAAGCCGCTATGGGTTGGAGATCCGCTCGGCACTCCCAGCCGATGCGCCGGGCCTCGCGGAGTTGCTGAGCGCATCGGGCCGTCCGGTGCCCTCGCATTTCCTGGCTGAGCAACTCGACGCTCTGCGCTACGCCCACGGAACGGCACTGCTCGCACTCGAATGGGGGCCGCCGAGCGGGATCGTGGTGCTGCACTGGTACCCCGTGCTCGAACAGGCCGCGCCGAGAGCACAGATCACGATGTTGCTGGTCGCCCCGGAGGGACGCCGCCGCGGTGTCGGTCGCCAATTGCTCAAGTCCGCCGCGCAGGCGGCCCGGATGGCGGGCTGCGGTGCGATCGAGCTTCTGGCGGCCGCCGAGGCGCCCGGCCTGACGGAATTCTGTGTCGCGAACGGCTTCACGCCGGACGCCGGCTCCTTCGTTCGGTCCCTGCGCAAGAAGGGATGA
- a CDS encoding RluA family pseudouridine synthase, producing the protein MSSTVLHTVSSADEARSLILDEGADPDRLDRVLARAFDDLSRARLQTLVRDGLVRCDGTVVRDPARKVAAGSRIDLSVPAPLPAEPLGEALPLAVIHEDEDLIVIDKPAGLVVHPAAGHEDGTLVNRLIAHCGASLSGIGGVRRPGIVHRLDKDTSGLLVVAKNDLAHQGLSAQFADHGRSGALERAYLALVWGAPEPKMGTIRANLARSRHNREKIAVVREGEGREAITHYRVEALPGGDGITALLRCRLETGRTHQIRVHLSHRGHPLLGDPVYGGAFKTKAARLSEPARAALLDLGRQALHAAELGFLHPRTGERLRFESPLPSDFSKLLAALG; encoded by the coding sequence GTGTCTTCCACGGTGCTTCACACGGTCTCGAGCGCGGACGAGGCGCGCAGCCTCATCCTCGACGAGGGAGCTGACCCCGACCGGCTCGACCGCGTCCTCGCCCGGGCCTTCGATGACCTGTCGCGCGCCCGCCTGCAGACGCTCGTGCGCGACGGCCTCGTGCGCTGCGACGGGACGGTCGTGCGTGATCCCGCGCGCAAGGTCGCGGCCGGCAGCCGGATCGATCTCAGCGTGCCGGCGCCGCTCCCCGCCGAGCCGCTCGGCGAGGCGTTGCCGCTCGCGGTGATCCATGAGGACGAAGATCTCATTGTCATCGACAAGCCGGCGGGGCTCGTCGTGCATCCGGCGGCGGGACATGAGGACGGCACTCTCGTGAACCGGCTGATCGCCCATTGCGGTGCGAGCCTGTCCGGTATCGGCGGCGTGCGCCGGCCGGGCATCGTCCACCGCCTCGACAAGGATACGAGTGGCCTGCTCGTCGTTGCGAAGAACGACCTCGCCCACCAGGGTCTCTCCGCGCAGTTCGCCGATCACGGCCGGAGCGGAGCCCTGGAGCGCGCCTATCTTGCCCTGGTCTGGGGCGCACCCGAGCCGAAGATGGGAACGATCCGCGCCAATCTCGCCCGCTCGCGCCACAACCGCGAGAAGATCGCCGTGGTCCGCGAGGGCGAGGGAAGGGAAGCGATCACCCATTACCGGGTCGAGGCCTTGCCGGGCGGCGACGGCATCACCGCGCTGCTGCGCTGCCGCCTGGAGACCGGCCGCACCCACCAGATCCGCGTGCATCTGAGCCATCGGGGTCACCCGCTTCTGGGCGATCCCGTATACGGGGGCGCCTTCAAGACGAAGGCGGCCCGGCTTTCCGAACCCGCCCGCGCCGCCCTGCTGGATCTCGGACGGCAGGCTTTGCACGCAGCCGAACTCGGCTTTCTTCATCCGCGGACCGGCGAGCGCCTGCGTTTCGAGAGCCCGTTGCCGAGTGATTTCTCGAAGTTATTGGCGGCTCTCGGCTGA
- a CDS encoding helix-turn-helix domain-containing protein → MSVDELAVYLRISPASAWRLLKTGKLARVKIGHRTVVRRVDADDFLARCAQASAA, encoded by the coding sequence ATGTCCGTCGATGAACTCGCAGTTTACCTGCGCATCTCGCCTGCATCTGCATGGCGGCTACTGAAGACCGGCAAGCTGGCGCGGGTGAAGATCGGCCACCGGACTGTCGTTCGCCGCGTCGACGCCGACGACTTTCTCGCGCGCTGCGCACAGGCGAGCGCGGCCTAG